The following proteins are encoded in a genomic region of Sparus aurata chromosome 23, fSpaAur1.1, whole genome shotgun sequence:
- the LOC115575136 gene encoding uncharacterized protein LOC115575136 gives MAGPLAASVAVWQAPWLLAVVANHSPSSSVVWSCMERECGPGFVDFHPHGFKPLVPGTVPGVDQVNGGPRIHQGSAWVPLRSQFRQSPCARPSLPSRICGVFEGTMSSEQQTDTPSPYVLPVDHLVQFILLHCLYSCPPIILSPSVYTGGGGGSGGLDSTEGKRKYVSYETPLGSSPGMTTCTSCQQQVMTNVTYKAGTYAWLMCLLFICCGLACGCFLIPLFVKHFKDAYHTCPRCNRILHVEKKKCCK, from the exons ATGGCAGGCCCCCTGGCTGCTTCAGTGGCTGTGTGGCAGGCCCCCTGGCTGCTGGCGGTGGTGGCGAATCACAGTCCATCTTCCTCGGTAGTGTGGAGCTGTATGGAGAGAGAGTGTGGTCCTGG CTTTGTGGACTTCCATCCCCATGGTTTCAAGCCACTTGTGCCAGGCACTGTTCCTGGGGTGGACCAGGTAAATGGTGGACCCCGTATCCACCAGGGCTCTGCATGGGTGCCATTAAGGTCACAGTTCAGGCAGAGTCCATGTGCTCGACCAAGTCTACCCAGTCGCATCTGCGGTGTGTTCGAAGG CACGATGAGTTCCGAGCAGCAAACAGATACCCCCTCTCCCTACGTCCTGCCAG TTGATCACCTTGTCCAGTTTATTCTGTTACATTGTTTATATTCTTGTCCTCCCATCATTCTCTCTCCATCAGTTTACACCGGCGGAGGAGGTGGGTCAGGCGGTCTCGATTCTACAGAGGGAAAAAGGAAGTATGTGAGCTACGAAACGCCACTGGGGTCTTCTCCCGGCATGACGACCTGCACTTCCTGCCAGCAGCAGGTCATGACCAACGTCACCTACAAAGCAGGGACGTACGCCTGGCTGATGTGCTTACTCTTCATCTGctgcgg gttaGCCTGCGGCTGCTTCCTGATCCCATTATTTGTGAAACACTTCAAGGATGCGTACCACACGTGCCCCCGCTGCAACAGAATCCTGCATGTCGAGAAGAAAAAATGCTGTAAATGA